A segment of the Cohnella algarum genome:
CATAATAACAACTTCTATTTAATTCCCCCATCTTAATTAAATTATCTCTATTGTTAATCAAAATTAATATTTTTTGCACTAACTCAGTTATATTTTCATTTTCAAATAATATAATGCCCTCAGTCAATTTTGCAATTGACTTATTCCCTCCAGTACTTGAAGCAATAACTGGAATTCCTAATGAAAGAACCTCCAGCATTACAAGATCAAAATAAGTATTTCGATTTGGAAGAATAAATAGATCAGAGGCATTAACAATACTTCCAGGATCATCAGTCCAACCAACTTCTATAAAGTTTGGGCTATCGGATTTGATATTCCCCGTCCCACCACTAATAAATATTATATCTTTGTCGATTTTATAAATTTCTTTGGCTACTTTAACAAGAATATCGAATCCTTTAATTGAATTGTGCCTTCCAATATATGAGATAACAAACGCTTCTTGTGAGATCCCTAACTTACTTCGGAACGCATCTTTGGGAATGAAATAATTTAATGGTTTGGATCCCGTCAAATTGAAGAAAATTTTTTTTTCAAGCATTATTTTATCAAAATCCTGAATAAAGCTTGAATATATCTCCATTGATTCCTTTGAAGGAAAGATAAAGTACTCACACTTATTAAAGACACTGTCTTCGATTTTTTTGATTGTACTTTTATAATTTTTCAATTTTAATCTTTGATTATTAAAATTGCTTCGGATAACTTCTACGAATTCATCTGCAATACTCTCTGGTGTATGTGGAGTTAAAATAACTTTGGCTCCATTGAGATTGTATTTCATGAGAAAGTTGTAGTCCATAACATTATGAACATGAACGATATCCCCTTTCTGAAAAACAATACTACTAAGTTCATGATGAATGGGAAAATGTCTCAGTTGTATGGACTTCCTTTTCATAATTTTCTCAGTCAAGAAATTACTTTTTCCTATGATCTTCTTTAATTTCCCAACTTTATCTTTTGAAATTATTCCATCACTTCTCTTTGATATAAATCTTACTTCCTTTTCTCTTTGAATTTCCTGTATCCCCTCTTGAAGATTAGCTAAATATCCTGAGGGACCTCCCCTTCGAATGTCTAGCTCTCCTGGAAAAATTATATAATTCAAATTTTAATCCCCTTCTCTTTATTAGCTATACAAGAGAGAAAAAACGATTCTCTAGTACTATCTAAATTACTTTTTGTAAAACTTTTTGATTTGTAAAAGTTATACTTACAAATTTCAGCATACAAACTTTTATTAGTTAATAGATCTTCAATTTTTCTCGCTAATTCTTTATAATCCTTTTTTTTAATTATAAAGTCTCCTCTAACCACTTCAGGAAAGCCCCCTACATTTGACGTTATAACAGGGCAAGCCCTACTCATTGCCTCAATAGTAGCTCTATTCATTCCCTCCTGAAGGCTTGGCTGTACGTAGATATCTATTTGATCCAACCATCCCCAAACATCCTCTCCGCTTTTTCTTATACCATCTAGTTTAATGTTTTCTTCTAGCCCTTCTTTTTCAATTAAATTTTTAATTGTACCGATGTTCCCATGCCCCAGTAAGTGTAAGTGTATAGAATATTTATCCTTCAACAGGGAAATTGCTTTTATTGCAGTCTCATGTCCTTTAAACCTATTCCCAGAACTTCCAATTAATCCAATTTTAATCACTTCATTAAATCTCTTTTTATTTATGCGCTCCAACAATATAGTGTCTGGAAAATCATATATTTCTACATCCGAGCAACCAATATTATTATTAGTGTTTTTGTATCTTTTCTGTAAAAATTCATTAGTGACGTACAGCACATTCTGTGCATCTTTAATTATCTTTTTTGTCTTTAAATACATAATTGGGGCGGCTATTTTAGTTTTAATTTTACCAAAATTCCATAATGAGTCCCATGGACAAGCTACCAATTCGCAAATAATAACTTTTTTTTGCTTTATTGCTTGTTTATACGCCAAACTCCCAATTACGCTGGGTAATCTGACTACAACACAATCAACCTCTTTTATAATCGTATTTATTTGTTGAATAATTTTCATCCTATTCACTAAATAATCCTTATGTGAAGTATATTCGCTAATTGGTCGAATAGAAACATTCTGACCATCGGATCTTTGAAGGTTATTCTTAAAAGTTTCATTTTTATAATCATCCAAGTTTCTTACTCTACATCCAACGATCAGAGAAGAAAATAGCTTGAGGTACCGTTCCCAAAGAGAATATGAAAAACCAATTGAAAAGTAATGATTCTTCTCATCCTTAAAAACGGGAAAATCGTGGAAAAAGGCCATTCTCACCACTAGTTCACTCCTGTTTTAAAATTTAAAGGAGATATCCAGTTCAAATTCAGGTAAGGATTGGTCGAAACTTCCTATCACTGAACTATCCCTTCTATTAAGCCATGCTGATAATACAAACAAGTGATGAATAGGACCATTAAACACATAATTTTCTTTCCTGTTCCAATAATACTTAAATACTCGGTTTATCGAGGGAATTATACTTGAAGCAGTATTTATTTCTTTCAGAATATTATTCTGATTAGCTTTAATAAAACTCATAATATCATATCTGAATGAACCTTTTTCTTTTAAATACTTAAATTCACCAAACTCTGCATTAAGTAGTCGTCTTAGTGCCAATTTATTAGTTCTTTTATTATAATCATAGCGATCTTCTTCGCGCAGATTAAAATAATATTGAATTATACTACCATTTGTAAAAGGAAATATTGCCTCTGAATCCTGATTAAAAGCTGCAAGTCTTGCCTTCTCCATACAACAAGCAGTATCAAACAACCGTCCTCTTACATAAGCACGCAAATCGACTTCACTTAATCTTTTATAATTAATATAAAGAGATTTAAAAAAAGACCTATATTGCGTTTGATGTGGAAAGATATCGAGCACATTGGAATGTGATACGTGACTACCTGAAATTACCCTTTCGGTAGGATACATCATAAATGATTTCAAGGCATATGACATTTTAGTACCAAGCGGCGGCACTTCGAACTTA
Coding sequences within it:
- a CDS encoding glycosyltransferase family 4 protein, with the translated sequence MAFFHDFPVFKDEKNHYFSIGFSYSLWERYLKLFSSLIVGCRVRNLDDYKNETFKNNLQRSDGQNVSIRPISEYTSHKDYLVNRMKIIQQINTIIKEVDCVVVRLPSVIGSLAYKQAIKQKKVIICELVACPWDSLWNFGKIKTKIAAPIMYLKTKKIIKDAQNVLYVTNEFLQKRYKNTNNNIGCSDVEIYDFPDTILLERINKKRFNEVIKIGLIGSSGNRFKGHETAIKAISLLKDKYSIHLHLLGHGNIGTIKNLIEKEGLEENIKLDGIRKSGEDVWGWLDQIDIYVQPSLQEGMNRATIEAMSRACPVITSNVGGFPEVVRGDFIIKKKDYKELARKIEDLLTNKSLYAEICKYNFYKSKSFTKSNLDSTRESFFLSCIANKEKGIKI
- a CDS encoding glycosyltransferase family 4 protein → MNYIIFPGELDIRRGGPSGYLANLQEGIQEIQREKEVRFISKRSDGIISKDKVGKLKKIIGKSNFLTEKIMKRKSIQLRHFPIHHELSSIVFQKGDIVHVHNVMDYNFLMKYNLNGAKVILTPHTPESIADEFVEVIRSNFNNQRLKLKNYKSTIKKIEDSVFNKCEYFIFPSKESMEIYSSFIQDFDKIMLEKKIFFNLTGSKPLNYFIPKDAFRSKLGISQEAFVISYIGRHNSIKGFDILVKVAKEIYKIDKDIIFISGGTGNIKSDSPNFIEVGWTDDPGSIVNASDLFILPNRNTYFDLVMLEVLSLGIPVIASSTGGNKSIAKLTEGIILFENENITELVQKILILINNRDNLIKMGELNRSCYYEYFTLQHFSKRYLEVLKQIKNKE